In Musa acuminata AAA Group cultivar baxijiao chromosome BXJ2-8, Cavendish_Baxijiao_AAA, whole genome shotgun sequence, one genomic interval encodes:
- the LOC103994059 gene encoding uncharacterized protein LOC103994059: MAWLRAVSGVATSAIRRNLAQAPHHTARVRALPPPPARTFHSTALRRKAESAAPIPRPVPLSRLSDSFLDGTSSVYLEELQRAWEADPNSVDESWDNFFRNFVGQAATSPGISGQTIQESMRLLLLVRAYQVNGHMKAKLDPLGLEEREIPEDLDLGLYGFTDADLDREFFLGVWRMAGFLSENRPVQTLREILNRLEQAYCGNVGYEYMHIPDRDKCNWIRDKIETVKPREYSRDRREVILDRLIWSTEFENFLATKWTAAKRFGLEGGETLIPGMKEMFDRAADLGVESIVIGMPHRGRLNVLGNVVRKPLRQIFSEFSGGTKPVDGEVGLYTGTGDVKYHLGTSYDRPTRGGKRIHLSLVANPSHLEAVDPVVIGKTRAKQYHSNDTKRMKNMGVLIHGDGSFAGQGVVYETLHLSALPNYTTGGTIHIVINNQVAFTTDPRSGRSSQYCTDVAKALNAPIFHVNGDDMEAVVHVCELAAEWRMTFHSDVVVDVVCYRRFGHNEIDEPSFTQPKMYQVIRNHPSALEIYQNELLETGEISKEEIDRIRSKVTSILNEEFINSKDYVPKRRDWLSAFWTGFKSPEQISRIRNTGVRPEILKRVGQAITSLPENFKPHRAVKKIFEQRGQMIETGEGIDWAMGEALAFATLIIEGNHVRLSGQDVERGTFSHRHSVIHDQQTGEKYCPLDHVLMNQDEEMFTVSNSSLSEFAVLGFESGYSMENPNSLVLWEAQFGDFSNGAQVMFDQFLSSGESKWLRQTGLVLLLPHGYDGQGPEHSSARLERFLQMSDDNPYVIPEMEPTLRKQIQECNWQIVNVTTPANYFHVLRRQIHREFRKPLIVMSPKNLLRHKDCKSNLSEFDDLEGHPGFDMQGTRFKRLVKDQNNHKEVEEGINRLILCSGKVYYELHEERKKLDRKDVAICRVEQLCPFPYDLIQRELKRYPNAEIVWCQEEPMNMGAYGYITPRLYTTMRMLGRGTFEDIKYVGRAPSAATATGFYSVHVQEQTELVQKAMQPDPISHPH; the protein is encoded by the exons ATGGCGTGGCTTAGGGCCGTGTCAGGTGTGGCCACATCGGCAATTAGGAGAAACCTGGCTCAAGCGCCGCATCACACCGCCAGAGTGCGTGCCCTGCCCCCTCCGCCGGCCCGGACCTTCCACTCCACTGCCCTCAGACGCAAGGCCGAGTCAGCCGCGCCGATCCCCCGCCCCGTGCCCCTCTCCCGTCTGTCCGACAGCTTCCTCGACGGCACCAGCAGTGTCTACTTGGAGGAGCTGCAGAGGGCCTGGGAAGCCGACCCCAACAGCGTCGATGAATCCTGGGACAACTTCTTTAGGAACTTTGTTGGACAGGCTGCCACCTCGCCAGGAATCTCCGGCCAGACCATCCAGGAGAGCATGAGATTGCTGCTGCTTGTCAGGGCCTACCAGGTCAACGGCCACATGAAGGCCAAGTTGGATCCTTTGGGTCTAGAGGAGCGGGAGATTCCGGAGGATTTGGATTTGGGCCTCTATGGATTCACGGACGCAGACTTGGATAGGGAATTCTTCCTTGGTGTGTGGAGGATGGCCGGCTTCTTGTCGGAGAACCGCCCTGTGCAGACCCTCCGCGAGATATTGAACAGACTGGAGCAGGCATATTGTGGGAATGTGGGGTATGAGTACATGCACATCCCTGATAGGGATAAGTGCAATTGGATAAGGGACAAGATTGAGACGGTGAAACCAAGGGAATACAGTCGGGATCGTCGTGAAGTCATTCTTGACAGGCTCATTTGGAGCACTGAGTTTGAGAATTTCTTAGCTACCAAGTGGACAGCTGCAAAGAGGTTTGGCCTCGAAGGTGGAGAAACCCTGATTCCAGGAATGAAGGAGATGTTCGATAGAGCGGCTGACCTAGGGGTGGAGAGCATTGTTATTGGAATGCCTCATAGAGGAAGGTTGAATGTCTTAGGTAATGTTGTCAGGAAACCGTTGCGTCAGATTTTTAGTGAATTTAGTGGTGGCACAAAGCCTGTGGATGGAGAAGTTGGGTTGTATACAGGAACTGGTGATGTGAAATACCATTTGGGTACTTCATATGATAGGCCGACCAGGGGTGGGAAAAGGATTCACTTGTCTTTAGTTGCCAATCCAAGTCATTTGGAGGCTGTTGATCCTGTTGTGATTGGGAAGACAAGAGCAAAACAATACCACTCCAATGATACCAAGAGGATGAAAAATATGGGTGTATTGATCCATGGAGATGGAAGCTTTGCGGGGCAGGGTGTGGTTTATGAGACTCTACATCTCAGTGCTCTTCCCAACTACACTACTGGTGGAACAATTCACATAGTGATTAACAACCAGGTTGCTTTCACCACTGATCCTAGGTCAGGAAGGTCTTCTCAATACTGTACAGACGTTGCTAAAGCATTGAATGCACCAATCTTTCATGTCAATGGAGATGATATGGAAGCAGTTGTACATGTTTGTGAGCTTGCAGCAGAGTGGCGAATGACATTCCATTCTGATGTGGTGGTTGATGTTGTTTGTTACAGACGATTTGGCCACAATGAGATAGATGAACCCTCTTTCACACAACCAAAGATGTATCAG GTCATTCGGAATCATCCAAGTGCACTTGAAATTTACCAAAACGAGCTTTTAGAGACAGGAGAGATCTCTAAAGAAGAGATTGATAGGATCCGCAGCAAAGTCACTTCCATTCTGAACGAGGAGTTCATTAATAGCAAAGACTATGTTCCAAAAAGGAGGGACTGGCTTTCAGCATTTTGGACAGGATTTAAATCTCCAGAACAGATATCACGTATTCGAAACACTGG AGTTAGACCTGAGATTTTAAAGCGCGTTGGACAAGCCATTACATCTCTTCCTGAAAATTTCAAGCCTCATAGAGCAGTCAAAAAGATCTTCGAGCAACGTGGTCAGATGATTGAAACTGGGGAAGGCATTGACTGGGCAATGGGAGAGGCGCTAGCTTTTGCTACTCTTATCATAGAAGGAAACCATGTTAGGTTGAGTGGCCAAGATGTCGAAAGAGGTACATTTAGTCATCGCCATTCAGTTATTCATGACCAACAAACGGGAGAGAAGTACTGCCCTCTGGATCATGTTCTGATGAACCAGGATGAGGAGATGTTCACTGTCAGCAACAG TTCGCTTTCAGAGTTTGCTGTCCTTGGATTTGAATCAGGATACTCAATGGAAAATCCTAATTCATTGGTACTTTGGGAAGCTCAGTTTGGTGACTTCTCGAATGGTGCTCAGGTAATGTTTGATCAGTTTTTGAGCAGTGGAGAATCCAAGTGGCTTCGCCAAACTGGGCTTGTTCTTCTACTTCCCCATGGTTATGATGGTCAAGGCCCAGAACATTCAAGTGCACGACTGGAGCGTTTCCTCCAG ATGAGCGACGATAACCCGTATGTAATTCCTGAGATGGAACCAACTCTACGGAAACAAATCCAGGAATGTAATTGGCAAATTGTCAATGTGACAACTCCTGCTAATTATTTCCATGTTCTGCGACGTCAG ATCCATAGGGAGTTCCGGAAACCTCTGATTGTAATGTCTCCCAAGAACCTGCTTCGTCATAAGGACTGCAAATCAAATCTATCCGAGTTTGATGATCTGGAGGGCCATCCAGGATTTGATATGCAAGGAACACGCTTCAAGCGCCTTGTAAAGGACCAGAATAATCACAAAGAAGTTGAGGAGGGTATTAATCGTCTCATCTTGTGCTCTGGAAAG GTCTACTATGAACTTCACGAAGAACGTAAGAAGTTGGACCGTAAGGATGTTGCAATTTGTAGAGTCGAACAGCTCTGCCCATTCCCTTATGACCTAATTCAAAGAGAGCTTAAGCGATATCCAA ATGCAGAGATCGTCTGGTGTCAGGAAGAGCCGATGAACATGGGTGCATACGGTTACATCACTCCTCGCCTATATACCACGATGAGGATGCTAGGTCGGGGGACTTTTGAAGATATCAAATATGTTGGAAGGGCACCTTCTGCTGCAACAGCTACCGGTTTCTACTCGGTTCACGTCCAGGAGCAGACTGAGCTTGTACAGAAAGCAATGCAGCCTGATCCGATCAGTCATCCTCATTAA
- the LOC103994060 gene encoding type I inositol polyphosphate 5-phosphatase 8-like isoform X2: MRAEHTRMPKSSSWTKTVVWKWFHSKNAESSSDRNNKLGEQQRRKSCSDKDSSVLGIRDLSGGWVVERSGNLEPPPSQDKSLAGSSLPTENLRVFVGTWNVGGRPPHGGLNLRDWLMNTPSSPADIYVLGFQEIVPLNAGNVLGPEDKGPAGRWLSLIGQTLDSHHRAAPGVPNRCTNAAEKRRVSFPDLSSVELGLEEAEDGGEESLMRRCEEYHLVASKQMVGIFLCVWVRTRLVQCITSLEVSCVGRGIMGCMGNKGSTSVSMTLHRTTFCFVCTHLASGERDEDEGRRNSDVLEIMKRTRFPQARRRIPGAASPRCPRTILEHDKIIWLGDLNYRLASTGNDTNELLKKQDWQGLLEKDQLRIQHKAGGVFAGWEEGRICFPPTYKYISNSDIYDMNWANSRDKRRTPAWCDRILWRGKGMKQMWYVRGESRFSDHRPVSSLFAVQLDDGHHGVAADQHRTAGADSRGSSSPCSSSWGKVQAEEMFLVGRTHSCLEASRF, translated from the exons ATGAGAGCAGAGCACACTCGGATGCCCAAG TCTTCTTCTTGGACAAAGACCGTTGTCTGGAAATGGTTCCACTCGAAGAACGCAGAGTCCTCCTCTGACCGCAACA ATAAACTTGGAGAGCAACAAAGGAGGAAGAGCTGTTCGGACAAGGACAGCAGCGTGCTCGGAATAAGGGACTTGTCAG GTGGGTGGGTGGTGGAGCGCTCCGGCAATCTCGAACCTCCCCCTTCGCAAGACAAGTCACTAGCCGGCTCTTCTCTGCCCACCGAGAACCTCCG GGTGTTCGTGGGGACATGGAACGTGGGAGGGCGACCACCCCACGGTGGGCTCAACCTAAGAGATTGGCTCATGAACACGCCGTCTTCCCCTGCAGACATCTATGTCCTCGG GTTTCAGGAGATCGTCCCCTTGAACGCCGGGAATGTGCTGGGCCCCGAGGACAAGGGCCCCGCGGGTAGGTGGCTCTCCCTCATTGGTCAGACGCTGGACTCCCACCACAGGGCCGCCCCTGGCGTTCCCAATCGTTGCACCAACGCCGCGGAGAAGCGGAGGGTCAGCTTCCCAGACCTCTCGTCCGTTGAGCTTGGGCTGGAGGAGGCCGAAGACGGCGGTGAGGAGTCGCTCATGCGGCGCTGCGAGGAGTACCACCTCGTGGCAAGCAAGCAGATGGTGGGGATCTTCCTCTGTGTTTGGGTGCGAACCAGGCTGGTGCAGTGCATCACCAGCCTCGAGGTCTCCTGCGTCGGCAGGGGCATCATGGGCTGCATGGGAAACAAG GGATCGACCTCCGTCAGCatgacacttcaccggaccacgtTCTGCTTCGTTTGCACGCATCTGGCTTCCGGGGAGAGAGATGAAGATGAGGGCCGAAGGAACTCCGATGTGCTGGAGATCATGAAGAGGACGAGGTTCCCACAAGCACGCAGGAGGATTCCAGGAGCAGCATCACCTCGTTGTCCACGGACAATACTGGAGCATGA TAAGATCATATGGCTTGGAGATCTTAATTATCGACTAGCTTCCACCGGCAACGACACAAACGAACTGTTAAAGAAGCAAGACTGGCAAGGCTTATTAGAGAAGGACCAG CTTCGTATACAACACAAAGCAGGGGGAGTGTTTGCTGGGTGGGAGGAAGGGAGGATATGTTTCCCTCCGACTTACAAATACATTTCTAATTCCGACATTTATGATATGAATTGGGCAAATTCAAGAGACAAAAGACGCACCCCAGCTTG GTGCGACCGTATACTATGGCGAGGGAAGGGGATGAAGCAAATGTGGTACGTGAGAGGAGAGTCGCGGTTCTCCGACCACCGGCCGGTAAGCTCCCTCTTCGCTGTACAGTTGGACGACGGACACCACGGTGTGGCAGCCGACCAGCACAGAACAGCGGGAGCAGATTCAAGAGGCAGCAGCTCGCCGTGCTCATCATCATGGGGGAAGGTGCAGGCCGAGGAGATGTTCCTCGTAGGAAGAACACACAGCTGCTTGGAAGCCAGCAGATTCTGA
- the LOC103994060 gene encoding type I inositol polyphosphate 5-phosphatase 8-like isoform X1, with amino-acid sequence MRAEHTRMPKSSSWTKTVVWKWFHSKNAESSSDRNTDKLGEQQRRKSCSDKDSSVLGIRDLSGGWVVERSGNLEPPPSQDKSLAGSSLPTENLRVFVGTWNVGGRPPHGGLNLRDWLMNTPSSPADIYVLGFQEIVPLNAGNVLGPEDKGPAGRWLSLIGQTLDSHHRAAPGVPNRCTNAAEKRRVSFPDLSSVELGLEEAEDGGEESLMRRCEEYHLVASKQMVGIFLCVWVRTRLVQCITSLEVSCVGRGIMGCMGNKGSTSVSMTLHRTTFCFVCTHLASGERDEDEGRRNSDVLEIMKRTRFPQARRRIPGAASPRCPRTILEHDKIIWLGDLNYRLASTGNDTNELLKKQDWQGLLEKDQLRIQHKAGGVFAGWEEGRICFPPTYKYISNSDIYDMNWANSRDKRRTPAWCDRILWRGKGMKQMWYVRGESRFSDHRPVSSLFAVQLDDGHHGVAADQHRTAGADSRGSSSPCSSSWGKVQAEEMFLVGRTHSCLEASRF; translated from the exons ATGAGAGCAGAGCACACTCGGATGCCCAAG TCTTCTTCTTGGACAAAGACCGTTGTCTGGAAATGGTTCCACTCGAAGAACGCAGAGTCCTCCTCTGACCGCAACA CAGATAAACTTGGAGAGCAACAAAGGAGGAAGAGCTGTTCGGACAAGGACAGCAGCGTGCTCGGAATAAGGGACTTGTCAG GTGGGTGGGTGGTGGAGCGCTCCGGCAATCTCGAACCTCCCCCTTCGCAAGACAAGTCACTAGCCGGCTCTTCTCTGCCCACCGAGAACCTCCG GGTGTTCGTGGGGACATGGAACGTGGGAGGGCGACCACCCCACGGTGGGCTCAACCTAAGAGATTGGCTCATGAACACGCCGTCTTCCCCTGCAGACATCTATGTCCTCGG GTTTCAGGAGATCGTCCCCTTGAACGCCGGGAATGTGCTGGGCCCCGAGGACAAGGGCCCCGCGGGTAGGTGGCTCTCCCTCATTGGTCAGACGCTGGACTCCCACCACAGGGCCGCCCCTGGCGTTCCCAATCGTTGCACCAACGCCGCGGAGAAGCGGAGGGTCAGCTTCCCAGACCTCTCGTCCGTTGAGCTTGGGCTGGAGGAGGCCGAAGACGGCGGTGAGGAGTCGCTCATGCGGCGCTGCGAGGAGTACCACCTCGTGGCAAGCAAGCAGATGGTGGGGATCTTCCTCTGTGTTTGGGTGCGAACCAGGCTGGTGCAGTGCATCACCAGCCTCGAGGTCTCCTGCGTCGGCAGGGGCATCATGGGCTGCATGGGAAACAAG GGATCGACCTCCGTCAGCatgacacttcaccggaccacgtTCTGCTTCGTTTGCACGCATCTGGCTTCCGGGGAGAGAGATGAAGATGAGGGCCGAAGGAACTCCGATGTGCTGGAGATCATGAAGAGGACGAGGTTCCCACAAGCACGCAGGAGGATTCCAGGAGCAGCATCACCTCGTTGTCCACGGACAATACTGGAGCATGA TAAGATCATATGGCTTGGAGATCTTAATTATCGACTAGCTTCCACCGGCAACGACACAAACGAACTGTTAAAGAAGCAAGACTGGCAAGGCTTATTAGAGAAGGACCAG CTTCGTATACAACACAAAGCAGGGGGAGTGTTTGCTGGGTGGGAGGAAGGGAGGATATGTTTCCCTCCGACTTACAAATACATTTCTAATTCCGACATTTATGATATGAATTGGGCAAATTCAAGAGACAAAAGACGCACCCCAGCTTG GTGCGACCGTATACTATGGCGAGGGAAGGGGATGAAGCAAATGTGGTACGTGAGAGGAGAGTCGCGGTTCTCCGACCACCGGCCGGTAAGCTCCCTCTTCGCTGTACAGTTGGACGACGGACACCACGGTGTGGCAGCCGACCAGCACAGAACAGCGGGAGCAGATTCAAGAGGCAGCAGCTCGCCGTGCTCATCATCATGGGGGAAGGTGCAGGCCGAGGAGATGTTCCTCGTAGGAAGAACACACAGCTGCTTGGAAGCCAGCAGATTCTGA
- the LOC103994060 gene encoding type I inositol polyphosphate 5-phosphatase 8-like isoform X3, which yields MRAEHTRMPKSSSWTKTVVWKWFHSKNAESSSDRNTDKLGEQQRRKSCSDKDSSVLGIRDLSGGWVVERSGNLEPPPSQDKSLAGSSLPTENLRVFVGTWNVGGRPPHGGLNLRDWLMNTPSSPADIYVLGFQEIVPLNAGNVLGPEDKGPAGRWLSLIGQTLDSHHRAAPGVPNRCTNAAEKRRVSFPDLSSVELGLEEAEDGGEESLMRRCEEYHLVASKQMVGIFLCVWVRTRLVQCITSLEVSCVGRGIMGCMGNKGSTSVSMTLHRTTFCFVCTHLASGERDEDEGRRNSDVLEIMKRTRFPQARRRIPGAASPRCPRTILEHDKIIWLGDLNYRLASTGNDTNELLKKQDWQGLLEKDQLRIQHKAGGVFAGWEEGRICFPPTYKYISNSDIYDMNWANSRDKRRTPAWRLRLFDFDLPNLHGMLGLRIKVCHSFNLWLLLPHIGRPPLF from the exons ATGAGAGCAGAGCACACTCGGATGCCCAAG TCTTCTTCTTGGACAAAGACCGTTGTCTGGAAATGGTTCCACTCGAAGAACGCAGAGTCCTCCTCTGACCGCAACA CAGATAAACTTGGAGAGCAACAAAGGAGGAAGAGCTGTTCGGACAAGGACAGCAGCGTGCTCGGAATAAGGGACTTGTCAG GTGGGTGGGTGGTGGAGCGCTCCGGCAATCTCGAACCTCCCCCTTCGCAAGACAAGTCACTAGCCGGCTCTTCTCTGCCCACCGAGAACCTCCG GGTGTTCGTGGGGACATGGAACGTGGGAGGGCGACCACCCCACGGTGGGCTCAACCTAAGAGATTGGCTCATGAACACGCCGTCTTCCCCTGCAGACATCTATGTCCTCGG GTTTCAGGAGATCGTCCCCTTGAACGCCGGGAATGTGCTGGGCCCCGAGGACAAGGGCCCCGCGGGTAGGTGGCTCTCCCTCATTGGTCAGACGCTGGACTCCCACCACAGGGCCGCCCCTGGCGTTCCCAATCGTTGCACCAACGCCGCGGAGAAGCGGAGGGTCAGCTTCCCAGACCTCTCGTCCGTTGAGCTTGGGCTGGAGGAGGCCGAAGACGGCGGTGAGGAGTCGCTCATGCGGCGCTGCGAGGAGTACCACCTCGTGGCAAGCAAGCAGATGGTGGGGATCTTCCTCTGTGTTTGGGTGCGAACCAGGCTGGTGCAGTGCATCACCAGCCTCGAGGTCTCCTGCGTCGGCAGGGGCATCATGGGCTGCATGGGAAACAAG GGATCGACCTCCGTCAGCatgacacttcaccggaccacgtTCTGCTTCGTTTGCACGCATCTGGCTTCCGGGGAGAGAGATGAAGATGAGGGCCGAAGGAACTCCGATGTGCTGGAGATCATGAAGAGGACGAGGTTCCCACAAGCACGCAGGAGGATTCCAGGAGCAGCATCACCTCGTTGTCCACGGACAATACTGGAGCATGA TAAGATCATATGGCTTGGAGATCTTAATTATCGACTAGCTTCCACCGGCAACGACACAAACGAACTGTTAAAGAAGCAAGACTGGCAAGGCTTATTAGAGAAGGACCAG CTTCGTATACAACACAAAGCAGGGGGAGTGTTTGCTGGGTGGGAGGAAGGGAGGATATGTTTCCCTCCGACTTACAAATACATTTCTAATTCCGACATTTATGATATGAATTGGGCAAATTCAAGAGACAAAAGACGCACCCCAGCTTG GCGGCTGAGGTTGTTTGACTTTGACCTGCCCAATTTGCATGGCATGTTGGGATTAAGAATCAAAGTCTGTCATAGCTTTAATCTATGGCTACTACTGCCGCACATTGGCCGACCTCCTTTATTCTAG